From the Xyrauchen texanus isolate HMW12.3.18 chromosome 49, RBS_HiC_50CHRs, whole genome shotgun sequence genome, one window contains:
- the LOC127640714 gene encoding LOW QUALITY PROTEIN: ubiquitin-like protein 7 (The sequence of the model RefSeq protein was modified relative to this genomic sequence to represent the inferred CDS: deleted 1 base in 1 codon): MAVSEWRLSLKLMDQPSLSKSVLQFPDTEPGDVRPGEYGVATLKQLVSAQIPDAIPDPELIELVYCGRTLKDDLTLESCGIQSGSTVHILRKSWPEPESQPEPVDKDTAAREFHVLQAALHTSAAYRDSVFKMLYNKESLDQIIVATPGLSSDPVALGVLQDKDLFVQFTDPNMLDTLISSHPALVSAIILVLHSVAGSMPPQQSTSSSRNVSSSSYSDMPGGFLFEGMSDDEEEFQLGNRGGLSTLASGLGGIRPASLGYNGAVGPRPITQSELATALALASTPESSAVTPTTGNQGPSSGVSPIPAGTPITNDLFNQALQQALQVSSMSSLQNQWQSQLQQLRDMGIRDEELILRALQATGGDIQDALELIFAGGAP, encoded by the exons ATGGCGGTGTCCGAGTGGCGTTTGTCGTTGAAGCTGATGGATCAACCTTCCCTTTCAAAGTCAGTGCTGCAGTTTCCAGACACTGAACCTGGAGATGTTCGTCCCGGCGAGTAT GGGGTCGCCACTCTCAAGCAGCTCGTGTCAGCACAGATTCCTGATGCCATACCAGATCCGGAGCTCATAG AATTGGTGTACTGTGGCAGAACGTTAAAAGATGACTTgacactggagtcttgtgggaTTCAGTCTGGATCCACTGTGCACATCTTGAGAAAATCATGGCCAGAACCTGAGAGCCAGCCAG AGCCAGTGGACAAGGATACAGCTGCGAGAGAGTTTCACGTCTTACAAGCTGCCCTTCACACCAGCGCTGCATACAGGGACTCG GTGTTCAAGATGCTATACAACAAGGAATCCCTAGATCAGATCATAGTTGCAACCCCCGGGTTGAGCAGCGATCCTGTGGCTCTAG GGGTACTACAAGACAAAGACCTCTTCGTACAATTCACTGACCCGAACATGCTTGACAC GTTGATCAGTTCTCATCCGGCACTGGTCAGTGCCATCATCCTGGTGCTGCACTCTGTGGCTGGCAGCATGCCACCCCAGCAGAGTACCAGCTCATCCAGAAATGTGTCTTCTAGCTCTTACAGTGACATGCCAG GAGGTTTTCTCTTTGAAGGCATGTCTGATGATGAGGAAGAATTCCAACTG GGCAACCGTGGTGGCCTGTCCACACTTGCGAGTGGTTTGGGGGGCATTAGGCCTGCTTCTCTTGGTTACAACGGAGCCGTGGGCCCCAGACCCATCACTCAGAGTGAGCTGGCCACAGCTTTGGCCCTCGCCAGCACCCCCGAGAGCAGTGCAGTTACACCTACCACAGGGAACCAG GGTCCCTCATCAGGAGTGTCCCCTATTCCTGCAGGAACACCTATAACAAATGATCTGTTTAACCAGGCCCTGCAGCAGGCACTTCAGGTCTCCAGCATGTCCAGCTTACAA AACCAATGGCAATCTCAGCTCCAGCAGTTGCGGGACATGGGTATCCGTGATGAAGAGCTGATCCTGAGAGCCCTGCAGGCCACGGGTGGAGACATCCAAGATGCTCTTGAGCTCATATTCGCTGGAGGAGCACCATGA
- the acot19 gene encoding acyl-CoA thioesterase 19, whose product MAQQSPLLSVHPSSCLVDEEIQVQVEHLHADSKITLHTLIHSDDGDDWEAFGHYTSDSSGTVKVSRDKSLGGTFEGVEPMGLLWSMRPVPESKPGRRFWKKNVETPVKVVITVHEGHLAKGFKHHTPLTSASVERWYLAVGIQRVDVTEGGIKGTLFIPAGPGPFPAVLDLCGGHGGRVEYRSALLASHGYVSLALEYLGFLNAAGKLDHVDNTYIETAFSVLKKHPKVCCDKVAMMGMSFGVPVTLEMTAHSEIIQPKCVVCLSGSHIIPHNGSLADVYAALQQNIDKLRYDEKMRIIWRDLLLPIPDDLSKKVEMGKIKCPVLFIVGEDDQNCPSSESAADMKKMMEKAGNSHLLTLLSYPGTGHLIEPPYSPHSRFTDFKLLEAKTKVMVLWGGETVPHSRAQEDSWNKTLTFLEEHLYDSSRDMTRF is encoded by the exons ATGGCCCAACAGAGTCCTTTACTTTCTGTTCATCCTTCAAGTTGTTTGGTTGATGAAGAAATTCAGGTACAAGTTGAGCACTTGCATGCAGACTCCAAAATCACTCTTCATACATTGATTCACTCTGATGATGGGGACGACTGGGAGGCATTTGGCCATTACACCAGTGATTCTTCTGGAACTGTTAAAG TTTCCAGGGATAAAAGTCTTGGCGGGACTTTTGAGGGAGTTGAACCCATGGGTCTTTTGTGGAGTATGAGGCCAGTTCCTGAAAGTAAACCAGGTCGCAG ATTTTggaagaaaaatgtagagacacCAGTTAAAGTGGTTATTACTGTGCATGAAGGACATCTTGCTAAGGGCTTTAAGCATCACACACCCCTCACATCAGCTTCTGTAGAACGCTGGTATTTGGCCGTTGGAATCCAGAGGGTTGATGTCACTGAAGGTGGGATAAAGGGGACACTCTTCATTCCAGCAG GTCCTGGACCCTTTCCTGCTGTGCTGGACCTCTGTGGAGGGCATGGTGGTCGGGTTGAGTATCGTTCAGCTCTTCTGGCATCTCATGGCTATGTCTCTCTGGCTCTGGAATATCTTGGGTTCCTGAATGCTGCAGGAAAACTTGACCATGTGGACAACACCTACATTGAA ACTGCCTTCTCAGTGTTAAAAAAACATCCCAAAGTTTGTTGTGACAAAGTGGCCATGATGGGGATGTCATTTGGTGTCCCTGTAACTCTGGAGATGACTGCACACTCAGAGATTATACAG CCCAAGTGTGTGGTTTGTTTGAGTGGAAGTCACATAATACCGCACAATGGATCTTTGGCAGATGTCTACGCAGCACTCCAACA GAACATTGACAAACTCCGTTATGATGAAAAGATGAGAATAATTTGGCGGGATTTGTTGCTGCCGATACCAGATGACCTTTCTAAGAAAGTGGAG ATGGGTAAGATCAAATGCCCGGTTTTATTCATTGTTGGCGAGGATGATCAAAACTGCCCATCTTCAGAGTCTGCAGCAGAT ATGAAGAAGATGATGGAGAAAGCTGGGAACAGTCATCTCCTGACTCTTCTCTCATATCCTGGGACGGGTCATCTCATCGAACCTCCATACAGTCCTCATAGCAGATTCACTGACTTCAAGTTGTTAGAGGCAAAGACCAAAG